GAACGCTGAATGAAAAGGAACACTAACCTCCCACATACAAAGTGCCTCATTAAATGTCAACTCCCGACGAAAAAGTACCAAGAGCATCGGAAATGCAAAATGTAGGCTCTCAGCACCTATCTGCGACAGGTGAGTGAAGATTTCCCTGTCAGTAAGTTCCAAAATTTTCCACAATGCTTCCAACTGTTTCATCACCCGAGTTGGACCTTCCATCTGAAAATTCTCACGCTGAAATATGGCAACAGTGTGTTAGAGGGAAAGATAATAAGAAATCCAGCCCAAGATATTTTCCAACAGTACTGGAAAGTACCATTCTTCTTAAGAGCATCTCAAAGCACCAAAATGCATCAGCATTATCCTCAAATAGAACAACAAAAGGAGATAGCAAGTCACTCATTCCTGAAATCATAATACCATATTTTTGCAGCAAATTATGTTAGTAGAAAATATGAATgagaaaaatgatataaaaaaaaccacaACCTTGACAATAACCAGTCGCAGGATCAACCCATGCATAAACTGCAAGGATGTCTGACATCCTAGCTAAGTTTCTCGTATTGTCATAGAACTCAAGATGACTATCTGTTCGAACCACATCTACCactggataaaaaaaatatgcgAGTCAAATAAGATTGAAAAATTAGATTTGTACATCAGGACACAAACGCAAATCTGCTGCTTTCTGAAATGTACCTATTCGGTGTAGTGTCCAAAGCCATTCAGATACTCTAGCTTCACTGACAGCACCATTATGGTAGACTTTTGCATTTAGATATGCCGTTTCTGGTACATTGGATTTCGATCTGTTTGTTGGTTCTGTTTTATTGCACAAGCTATTATGCTGGAGTTCTGGATCACTTGAATCAAGCtgtataatttcaatttcagaGCTAATGGGATGAGAAACATTGTTAGAGGATGAGGCATTTGATTCAATAACTAAATCTTCATTGTTGTTTATCTGAAAACTGTGCATGCTGCCATCTTCAAATCTCAATTTGCGTTGAGTAGAGAGATTGGCATTATGCAGGAAATATTTGTTCTTATCTTTGTTTTCCTTGTCAAACAAGTCAATGACAGGTAGTGGAGGAAAATCATATTCATTTTCTGTAACAATTGCTGATCCATCTGCTTCACTCCCTACTTTTAAGGAATAACAATTGCAAGGACCAGAAATGGGTTCACAACAAATGGACCCATTTGCTGCACTATCTGGACTTCTCCTAACATTCGCAAGTTCTGCTGTATTGCTCGAGCTTTCCCTCTGGCATGTGTATGATTTATCTATACAATTATTATCCCTACAAAAAGAATCTTCTACTGTATTAGTATTATGAACGGAAGCTTCTCTACTTTCACTTTCAGCTTCCCTTGGCACTTCATCTTTAGATGACGTCCTCATATCCATAACTTTAGAACCCACAGGGTAGGCAAGGGAACCAGTTCCTATGCTAGAATGTACCATCCGACACTCCTTTATCAGGTCCCTGTAACGTTCCCTGCATGAAAAGTTTCATGTAGCTATTTGAAGGGAACCATGAGGCCGTAAAATTTTACATCTTTAAGTACTATGAAGaaaacttgaattttaaataaataaatatatatatatatatatNgagagagagagagagagagagagagagagagagagagagagagagagagaagatatCATTCTGTTCCATGAAATAAGAAAAGGCATAGAACCTCTGgcaaacaagaaacaagataATAAAAAGAGGAGGGAAGGAAGACAacggagaagaaaaaagatactCTAGTAAGAATTTATTGTGTGCACATATTTTAGCAAAAAGTTGTGAAATCGCTGATGGTCTTTTCTTTGAACAATGAaagaaacttttcattgaagaGATTAAAAAAGACTAATgctcaaaagaaacaaaacttaGAAGGTAGtgaaaagaaagcaataaaaaagtaaagagGAAACAAAGGAATAAACAATTTAAGCAGGAAAGATAGAAACGCTCCACTGCAAATTGGATATAATTGCAAAGACATTTCTGCATACTGGTATTTCAGAAAGGAATTTGGGTGGGAAGCTGAATTCTTGCAAGGTTAACATCCCTATCAGTGCTCATGTCCTTTTATTTCAGGGATTTATAATCTTTTCAGATCTATTTTATGCCTACCTTTTAAGCTTCAGTTTACCCAACATGTAAGAGTAGGTTATACTCTCATTGCAATCAGAGTTCTCCctttaaggatatttaatcTTCTCTTTTCATACCAAGTTTAGACTTCAAACCAACGTATTCTGTAGAGTAAAGTCCAATTGCCACATTATTTGAACCAAACTCCTAAATACCTTCAGCATTTTACGGTGCTTCCCCAGCAGAATCTTTCAGCATGTCAAACAGTATCTTTAAAGATTCTCTTCCATCCTAAGGACAAAATTCTTTGGTCCTGAACAACGCTACTCTCTGAAAAATATGGTTAAGAAACCTAAGAACTCTTTAAAAGAATCTAAAGGTTGGGCTCCTCGCAACCTTGTTCGCGTTCTGGGTCCCTCTGGGTGCACTCTACCTAAATCAAGAGGCACATAACAAGGGGGGATTCTTAGGACAATTTACTAGGATTCTCTCATCAGAAACAATTAATGAACCTAAGTAAATTGTCCATTTTGTAGGCAATGGATTTGAATCTAAGTACACTAGGCATAAGATTGTGTTGAATGTTTATGAGGTTGAAAATTCTAGGTGGtttagaaaaaggaaaaagtacaGGGACGAAAGTAGAGCTACATTTTCCGAGAACTATCTTCATCCCTCAATAGAGAGAGTACAAAGcccttcatttattaattCCAACTAGAGTAGCAAGCTGGAAGCTACTTCAGagtttttgtttcctttccaTTCATTCATTAATCAAGTTTGATTCTGAttaggaattaaaaaataaataaataaaagatcatTTGATCTCTTCCCTTTAGGAGGATTAACAGCATCCGTAAAATTGGGAACGGCATACAATATCAGCTTCTAGCATGGAAGGGTTCGAACTCACCTTTGACCACTAAGTTTCCTAGTAGACTCATAAcactaaaaaatagaatacTAAAAATGCATGAACGTTGTTCCACAAGGACAAACTCTTGGGATTAGGCAACATTGACAGCCCCATTCTCCATGGAACACAAATGGGCATGGCTTGGTGATCCTTCTAACAACTTCTTGTTGAAGTCATTAGGCAAGGATCTAACTTACAACCACAGTACGCTTCCAACATTCTTATAACAACAATTGGAAGGACAATACCCTCTAGAAGATCGAATTTCTTGCTGAAAATTAAGCCATAACTCCATCGACACACATTATTTCTAAAGTTTTTaagtattaaatatataatttaacctt
This portion of the Cucurbita pepo subsp. pepo cultivar mu-cu-16 chromosome LG08, ASM280686v2, whole genome shotgun sequence genome encodes:
- the LOC111800907 gene encoding small G protein signaling modulator 1-like isoform X2, with product MSCGGEADKQWTCAKAGAASLQKMGLIVRDIGEPCLPQSPIKVNRMLKPDKWQAAFDSDGKAFGFQKALKSIVLGGVDPSIRAEVWEFLLGCYAVGSTAEHRGQLRNARRERYRDLIKECRMVHSSIGTGSLAYPVGSKVMDMRTSSKDEVPREAESESREASVHNTNTVEDSFCRDNNCIDKSYTCQRESSSNTAELANVRRSPDSAANGSICCEPISGPCNCYSLKVGSEADGSAIVTENEYDFPPLPVIDLFDKENKDKNKYFLHNANLSTQRKLRFEDGSMHSFQINNNEDLVIESNASSSNNVSHPISSEIEIIQLDSSDPELQHNSLCNKTEPTNRSKSNVPETAYLNAKVYHNGAVSEARVSEWLWTLHRIVVDVVRTDSHLEFYDNTRNLARMSDILAVYAWVDPATGYCQGMSDLLSPFVVLFEDNADAFWCFEMLLRRMRENFQMEGPTRVMKQLEALWKILELTDREIFTHLSQIGAESLHFAFPMLLVLFRRELTFNEALCMWEMMWAADFDESKAYSLEGSCLEALTLQLPRGSEVEISEGHMDNGHSNTKEILQSNNENLERSSCDNAGMKSPSAHAFCGLTRNLCSRNDHIKKCTVISSTKQGDDELPVFCVAAILITNRQKIIRETRSIDDLIKIFNDKMLKIRVKRCIRTSIKLRKKYISKVIKKKSLRSHDED
- the LOC111800907 gene encoding small G protein signaling modulator 1-like isoform X1 is translated as MSCGGEADKQWTCAKAGAASLQKMGLIVRDIGEPCLPQSPIKVVIAVNRMLKPDKWQAAFDSDGKAFGFQKALKSIVLGGVDPSIRAEVWEFLLGCYAVGSTAEHRGQLRNARRERYRDLIKECRMVHSSIGTGSLAYPVGSKVMDMRTSSKDEVPREAESESREASVHNTNTVEDSFCRDNNCIDKSYTCQRESSSNTAELANVRRSPDSAANGSICCEPISGPCNCYSLKVGSEADGSAIVTENEYDFPPLPVIDLFDKENKDKNKYFLHNANLSTQRKLRFEDGSMHSFQINNNEDLVIESNASSSNNVSHPISSEIEIIQLDSSDPELQHNSLCNKTEPTNRSKSNVPETAYLNAKVYHNGAVSEARVSEWLWTLHRIVVDVVRTDSHLEFYDNTRNLARMSDILAVYAWVDPATGYCQGMSDLLSPFVVLFEDNADAFWCFEMLLRRMRENFQMEGPTRVMKQLEALWKILELTDREIFTHLSQIGAESLHFAFPMLLVLFRRELTFNEALCMWEMMWAADFDESKAYSLEGSCLEALTLQLPRGSEVEISEGHMDNGHSNTKEILQSNNENLERSSCDNAGMKSPSAHAFCGLTRNLCSRNDHIKKCTVISSTKQGDDELPVFCVAAILITNRQKIIRETRSIDDLIKIFNDKMLKIRVKRCIRTSIKLRKKYISKVIKKKSLRSHDED
- the LOC111800907 gene encoding small G protein signaling modulator 1-like isoform X3; this encodes MSCGGEADKQWTCAKAGAASLQKMGLIVRDIGEPCLPQSPIKVVIAVNRMLKPDKWQAAFDSDGKAFGFQKALKSIVLGGVDPSIRAEVWEFLLGCYAVGSTAEHRGQLRNARRERYRDLIKECRMVHSSIGTGSLAYPVGSKVMDMRTSSKDEVPREAESESREASVHNTNTVEDSFCRDNNCIDKSYTCQRESSSNTAELANVRRSPDSAANGSICCEPISGPCNCYSLKVGSEADGSAIVTENEYDFPPLPVIDLFDKENKDKNKYFLHNANLSTQRKLRFEDGSMHSFQINNNEDLVIESNASSSNNVSHPISSEIEIIQLDSSDPELQHNSLCNKTEPTNRSKSNVPETAYLNAKVYHNGAVSEARVSEWLWTLHRIVVDVVRTDSHLEFYDNTRNLARMSDILAVYAWVDPATGYCQGMSDLLSPFVVLFEDNADAFWCFEMLLRRMRENFQMEGPTRVMKQLEALWKILELTDREIFTHLSQIGAESLHFAFPMLLVLFRRELTFNEALCMWEMMWAADFDESKAYSLEGSCLEALTLQLPRGSEVEISEGHMDNGHSNTKEILQSNNENLERSSCDNAGMKSPSAHAFCGLTRNLCSRNDHIKKCTVISSTKQGDDELPVFCVAAILITNRQKIIRETRSIDDLIKSNY